Within Vicia villosa cultivar HV-30 ecotype Madison, WI linkage group LG1, Vvil1.0, whole genome shotgun sequence, the genomic segment ATTATTTggttaaattaaatttagtagataaTGAAATTATTtggttataaattatttaatattatttaagtagattatgttgcgattaaagttTGTTTGCAGTTCTACtttataattttgtactattttatcaTGTGTGAtatctatgtttaaaatttgaatttaaattatgaacttgtaaatttatttatgatatgatattttcaaaaaatttaagtgctagttatattttatAGAGATTAAATCATCCGGTTTGacatgttttatacctatataattttgttataacgacggTCTAttgaaccgagttatccggtttaatctggtttagtcatgcggttcgaccagtgacccaatggttcgaccaataaatcaGTGACTCAATATCCTCACCGAtttgatgtccggtccggtttttaaaacacttgagtcaattattaaatattattggaaAACAACTTTACAAGCTACAACACCGTagcatttgttaaaaaaaaaaacaccatagCTAAATTTTGTCCAAACAAAAACTCATGAAAACTTGAAGTTTTATTAAACTTATATACCAAATTTAAGTAGATTTCATCTGGATGCAAGgtaaaaaacaagaaaatataACTCCTCCCAAGTTGCATGTGAGGACTCTGTTACCAATCAAACAGACAATGATTCATGAGCTTCATACTGAACTAACCAGAACAACAGAGAATCACATGCCCTTACTCACCCGTGGGCATTACCATTTCAAAGAATATGGACACTCACAAACATCGAATAGATACATCATGTAGTTATTAAATTTTGACACCAAGATAGTACATTATATTCATGTAGTTTAACTATAATTATCATAGTTAATTAACACCACAAGATAGTACATTAATACGACAAATCTACTGTACAGAACCTCATTATTCtcctacatttttttaatttattattctccTAAACTCCACAGTGAAATGAATGATACTAGTATATATGAGTTGCGATGAAAGAACCCAGACGAGTACTTATAGTTGGATTGCAACCCAGACAAAATGAATTTCTAGATAACTCTCATCTTAATGCATTTACAAATGCCATCAAGGAATCAACATCTCGCTTTTCAGAGGGATACTTTATCGGCTGCGATGAGTGTTCTGGAAAAAATAATATTGTGGGGAAGCTTCCCAATTTCAGTTCATGCTTTGCAAATTCTTTCTGCTCTCCATCAGCTCTGAATTTCCCAACATTCACCCCTGACCCTGCTAACTTCTCTGCCAAGTCAACATAAGATTGCTCCATATCCTGTTGTAATTTGAATACAAATCTCATTAGAAACGAAATCTTTTAAGACAAAGTAACCATATTAGTATTAGTATGTGAGCTAATCGCAACAGTAAGCAAAAAAGTTCAGGAAAACTAGTTTACCTGGCAGTAGGGACACCATGGTGCATATAGCACAACCAGCCATGGTTTTTTCCTGGTCTCTAATCTTGTCAAATTCTCAATTCCAGTCCTACTCAAACCAACTACATTTTGGGTATTGAAAAGGTCAGCGACTTCGGGAGTGCCATTTGCTTGGACAGCACCATTTCCATTAAGATGAGCATCATCTTCCTGCTTTATATTTCCTTTGTGAAGACCACATTCTTTAGCTTTGGCATCTTCCCACCACCACCTACCTTCTCTCTCGTGTTGTCCGGGTAAAACAGCCCTGGTGCACGGCTCGCATCCAATTGAAACGTATCCTTGCAAATGCAAGGAATTGACAGGCACATTCATGGTCATAAGGAAGTTCCATACATCATTTCCCTTCACATTTGCAAGAGGGTTCCATTTTATCAAACTCCCAGTTCCACCTTCAATTCCCTCAAAAACAGGATCCACCTGAACAACCGGTATTTCAGACCTAGTACCAGGCGACTGATCTTTCCTCTGCCCTGTTATCCATGCCCTTAAACCCTTAAGCGCCCTTCTTAAAGGTCTCACCTTCCTCACTCTACAGCACTCTTGATGCCCATCCTCATAAAACGAAAACAGCCCCTTACTTCTAACCAAAGCCTGAACCTCAACAGCATCCGGAAACATATACTCAATACGAATTCCATACTTCTTTTCAACAGCATCAAAAAGTCGATAAGTTTCGGGGTTCAGTCTCCCCGTGTCAAGACTAAATACCCTAAACGGCCTACCCGTCAAATATGCATACTCAATCAAAGCAACATCTTCAGCCCCACTGAAAACACAACGCAACAATATTGTAACTATCATACTACAAATTTTCGGCTTCGTCAACATTTAGAAACACGGTTAACACATGATATCATATCATATATTATtacaattcaattaaataaattcaaatccattttatataatttttttacctGAATGCAATAGCTATGTCATTGCCAAATTTTTGAAGGGCTCTATCCATAATTTGGAGAGGGGAAGCATTTTCAAGTTGATATGCTAACCGTTCATAATCTTCCTCTTGCGTCTCATTAGCCTCTGCAAAATGAAGCACATCGGAATCCGTGGCATTGATCGGTTTTACGAAGCTCCGTGGTTGAGATGATCTAACACCTACTCCATGATAAGGttttttcaaaaccctaatcgaacCAAATTGTGAAACTGAAACATGAAATCAAGAGTTAAAATTTGAATTGAGATCAATGCAgcgttaaaaataaataaaaagaagaacAGAGAGAGGTTACGTTTAGGTTGTGATGATTGAAATGTGGAAGTTGAAATggagattgaagaagaagaaacagagaGAGCCATGAGGAATGTGAGTTATTAAAATTGGAAAAATGAAAAAGTGTGGTGTTGAAAGAGAGAGTAGGGGTTGCTTATAAAGGTTTCTCTATTCTGGCGGTTTTTGAACCTGGACGGAGTTTTGGCATCGTTACGTGGCGTGTTTTTAGTGGATGGTGGAATGAGCTTCGTGCCTCATGGCTTTCGTCAGATTGAGTTCGTGGTGTTCTCCGTTCGTTTTTCTTTTCCATTCTTTCCGTCGGGCCAATTTCCCGGAAGTTTCTCGTTTTTTTACTTTTTCACGTAACAATCATAGTTCGTATACTGCTCACAAGAAAAATTCGTGTCCGTACATTTTTACATAGGGCGTACTAATGTACTACTGGCGTAGATTAGTCAATAATTTACTTTAGTatcatatattcatatatataaatatataaatattatttgaaaACGAAATTGATTTTATGTATCATTATGGGTAATTAGTAATTACCTAATTAGTTAAAAATTCACGATTCGATTCTTAGGCATGGCAACATTGTTATAATATTGTGAAAGCAATATTAATCAAATATTAATCAAGAAGTAAATTTATGAATTACATTTGTTATTATTACGGTGCATGTTTTGTAAAAGATATTTGGTGTTTTGTGTGAAAGACAAATTTAGTGCATGAGTAACATTAGTTATGGTGCATGCTTTGCAAGAGATATTTGATGTTTTGCATGGAAGACAATGGTGTAGTGTATGAGTAACACTTGTTGTGGTGCATGCTTTGCAAGAGACACTTTGCATGGTGTCAATTGTCTACATGCATGTAAGGCACCTTTGACTTacttctcctataaa encodes:
- the LOC131599909 gene encoding 5'-adenylylsulfate reductase 3, chloroplastic-like, producing the protein MALSVSSSSISISTSTFQSSQPKLSQFGSIRVLKKPYHGVGVRSSQPRSFVKPINATDSDVLHFAEANETQEEDYERLAYQLENASPLQIMDRALQKFGNDIAIAFSGAEDVALIEYAYLTGRPFRVFSLDTGRLNPETYRLFDAVEKKYGIRIEYMFPDAVEVQALVRSKGLFSFYEDGHQECCRVRKVRPLRRALKGLRAWITGQRKDQSPGTRSEIPVVQVDPVFEGIEGGTGSLIKWNPLANVKGNDVWNFLMTMNVPVNSLHLQGYVSIGCEPCTRAVLPGQHEREGRWWWEDAKAKECGLHKGNIKQEDDAHLNGNGAVQANGTPEVADLFNTQNVVGLSRTGIENLTRLETRKKPWLVVLYAPWCPYCQDMEQSYVDLAEKLAGSGVNVGKFRADGEQKEFAKHELKLGSFPTILFFPEHSSQPIKYPSEKRDVDSLMAFVNALR